Genomic segment of Gemmatimonadota bacterium:
CATACGGCATAGCGAACAAGGCTGACTCGAACGAGGCGATTATCCTATCGAACGACTACGTCCGCGTGCTATAGTATCGGGCGATGGTTAGACAGACGCAGATGGAGCGTGGCAAGGCGTTCGAGTACGCCGTTGCACTTGCCCTATCCCGTGCGCTCGGAGTGCCACTTGACGCCGCCTCCGCCGCCAATGCGCGGATGCACTACGACAACTGCGACGAGCAGAGCGAGATGGACGCGGCCGCCCGTGAAGCTGCCTTGTTCGTCACCGCCTACGACAAGCAACTAGAGGCGGCAACCCTAGTCGCGTTGCAGACCGGGAGCGCCGGTCAGCGCGGAGACGTGCGAGACGTTCTGATGATGCTGCCAGACGGCTCTGTGGGCATCTCCGCCAAAACCCACCACCACGCCGTCAAGCATTCGCGGCTATCCGACACAATCGACTTTGGCAGCGTCTGGGCGGATCACCCCGTGAGTCAATCCTACTGGGCCGCCGTCCGTCCGGTGTTCGGGCAGATGCGC
This window contains:
- a CDS encoding HaeIII family restriction endonuclease, producing MVRQTQMERGKAFEYAVALALSRALGVPLDAASAANARMHYDNCDEQSEMDAAAREAALFVTAYDKQLEAATLVALQTGSAGQRGDVRDVLMMLPDGSVGISAKTHHHAVKHSRLSDTIDFGSVWADHPVSQSYWAAVRPVFGQMREMRERGMLFRDVQNKEQTLYLPILTAFEDEFTRLCQSFGGRFIQRVFRYLIGQHDFYKVVRETDGVLVQSFNMSGTLGWGRRWAIPSKVD